One genomic region from Diachasmimorpha longicaudata isolate KC_UGA_2023 chromosome 18, iyDiaLong2, whole genome shotgun sequence encodes:
- the LOC135171091 gene encoding annexin B9-like, which yields MTPKQYWPDKQCEPTVYPVHSFDATADAALMCQAMKGSSTDELAILDILTKRGIVQRLEIGESYQKHHGNTLLSDLKQKLCGNLGSVVTSLMTPLHHYYVKELHDAISAQETDEETIIELLCTLGNWGIRTVVETYEKQYGRRPDKDLRDDTSEDFKRLVGSLCQANRDENEGIDHSQAQFDAQSLFDSGEKQWRDPHSRFNSIIVTRSYRQLRQLFLEYEKISGDDIQAPIERAFSGSIRKGLLALVKCAKSKVGFFTERLYAAMQGIGTKDRTLIRIIVSRCEIDLGDIKRTFEKRYGKSLESWISGDTSGNYKKALLAIVST from the exons ATGACACCCAAACAATATTGGCCCGACAAG CAGTGCGAACCGACGGTTTATCCAGTCCACAGTTTTGATGCAACTGCTGACGCAGCGTTGATGTGTCAAGCAATGAAGGGCTCCAGCACCGATGAACTAGCAATACTCGATATTCTCACCAAACGGGGAATCGTTCAGCGTCTGGAGATCGGGGAGTCGTACCAGAAACACCACGGGAACACTCTGCTCAGTGACTTGAAGCAGAAGCTGTGCGGAAATCTTGGGAGTGTTGTCACATCCCTGATGACGCCGTTGCATCATTACTACGTTAAGGAACTCCACGACGCTATTTCGGCGCAGGAGACTGATGAGGAGACAATTATTGAGTTGCTGTGTACACTCGGTAATTGGGGGATCAGGACTGTCGTGGAGACTTACGAGAAAC aaTATGGAAGAAGACCAGATAAAGACCTCAGGGATGACACATCTGAGGACTTTAAACGACTGGTGGGCTCACTCTGTCAAGCGAACAGAGACGAGAACGAAGGGATTGACCACTCGCAAGCTCAGTTTGACGCTCAAAGTCTTTTCGACAGTGGTGAGAAGCAGTGGAGGGACCCGCACTCTAGATTCAACTCAATAATTGTCACTCGCAGCTACCGACAACTCCGCCAGCTGTTCCTCGAGTACGAGAAGATCTCCGGTGATGATATTCAGGCGCCCATTGAGAGGGCCTTCTCCGGGAGCATCAGGAAGGGACTTCTTGCCCTTGTCAAATGCGCTAAATCAAAGGTCGGCTTTTTCACGGAGAGGCTGTACGCTGCGATGCAGGGAATCGGCACCAAGGATCGCACCCTGATCCGTATTATCGTATCGAGATGCGAAATCGATCTTGGGGATATCAAGAGGACGTTTGAGAAGCGCTATGGGAAGTCCCTGGAGAGCTGGATCAGTGGGGATACCTCCGGGAACTACAAGAAGGCTCTTCTCGCTATTGTCTCGACATAA
- the LOC135171087 gene encoding annexin B9-like isoform X3 has product MTPRYWPFKCTPTVYPVENFDPTADAASMCKAMKSSGVDEEAIIDVLTNRGIKQRMEIAELYEQHHRSTLVNDLKSKLSGNLGDVVVALMTPLQDYYVRELHDAITGRKTDEKSIIELLCTVGNWGINTVVESYQKQYGRSIEDDLKDDTSGQFKRLIVSICQANRDESVGIDLAQAQLDAKDLYEAGEKQWREEDSRFNELIVTNSYQQLRQLFLEYEKISGDDIEVSIEKAFSGSIKKGLLAFVKCTKSKVGFLTERLHAAMQGLGTKDRILIRIIVLRSEIDLGDIKEAFEKRYGKSLESWISGDTSGDYRKALLSIIN; this is encoded by the exons ATGACTCCGAGGTATTGGCCCTTCAAG TGTACCCCAACGGTGTATCCAGTGGAGAATTTCGACCCAACAGCAGACGCAGCATCAATGTGCAAAGCGATGAAGAGCTCTGGTGTCGATGAAGAAGCGATAATCGATGTGCTTACCAACCGTGGAATTAAACAGCGTATGGAGATCGCCGAGCTGTACGAGCAGCACCACAGGAGTACCCTGGTCAATGACCTGAAGAGCAAGCTGTCTGGGAACTTGGGGGACGTGGTCGTCGCCCTCATGACGCCGTTACAGGACTACTACGTCAGAGAACTCCACGACGCCATTACAGGACGCAAGACCGACGAGAAATCAATCATCGAATTACTGTGCACTGTCGGTAACTGGGGGATCAACACTGTCGTGGAGTCTTATCAGAAAC AATATGGAAGAAGCATCGAGGACGACCTCAAAGACGACACTTCTGGTCAGTTCAAGAGACTGATCGTCTCCATTTGTCAGGCAAACAGGGATGAGAGTGTGGGGATAGATCTTGCTCAAGCTCAGCTGGACGCCAAGGACCTGTACGAAGCTGGTGAGAAGCAGTGGAGAGAGGAAGACTCCCGGTTCAACGAACTCATCGTCACCAACAGTTATCAACAGCTTCGACAATTATTCCTGGAGTACGAGAAGATCTCTGGTGATGACATTGAAGTCTCCATCGAGAAGGCCTTCTCCGGAAGTATCAAGAAAGGACTTCTTGCATTCGTCAAATGCACGAAATCCAAGGTCGGCTTTCTCACCGAGAGACTTCACGCTGCAATGCAGGGACTCGGCACCAAGGATCGTATCCTGATTCGTATTATCGTCCTCAGGAGTGAAATCGATCTTGGGGATATCAAGGAGGCGTTTGAGAAGCGATATGGGAAGTCCCTGGAGAGTTGGATTAGTGGAGACACTTCCGGGGATTATAGGAAAGCTCTTCTGTCTATTATTAATTAG
- the LOC135171087 gene encoding annexin B9-like isoform X1 has protein sequence MRLLTIGLSLNHRPLKQSVLLVPLNSLQITQRNWNNNTKMTPRYWPFKCTPTVYPVENFDPTADAASMCKAMKSSGVDEEAIIDVLTNRGIKQRMEIAELYEQHHRSTLVNDLKSKLSGNLGDVVVALMTPLQDYYVRELHDAITGRKTDEKSIIELLCTVGNWGINTVVESYQKQYGRSIEDDLKDDTSGQFKRLIVSICQANRDESVGIDLAQAQLDAKDLYEAGEKQWREEDSRFNELIVTNSYQQLRQLFLEYEKISGDDIEVSIEKAFSGSIKKGLLAFVKCTKSKVGFLTERLHAAMQGLGTKDRILIRIIVLRSEIDLGDIKEAFEKRYGKSLESWISGDTSGDYRKALLSIIN, from the exons ATGAGACTTTTAACTATTGGGCTATCATTGAATCATCGGCCCTTGAAGCAGTCAGTCCTCCTTGTCCCATTAAATTCG TTGCAGATCACCCAGAGGAACTGGAATAACAATACAAAAATGACTCCGAGGTATTGGCCCTTCAAG TGTACCCCAACGGTGTATCCAGTGGAGAATTTCGACCCAACAGCAGACGCAGCATCAATGTGCAAAGCGATGAAGAGCTCTGGTGTCGATGAAGAAGCGATAATCGATGTGCTTACCAACCGTGGAATTAAACAGCGTATGGAGATCGCCGAGCTGTACGAGCAGCACCACAGGAGTACCCTGGTCAATGACCTGAAGAGCAAGCTGTCTGGGAACTTGGGGGACGTGGTCGTCGCCCTCATGACGCCGTTACAGGACTACTACGTCAGAGAACTCCACGACGCCATTACAGGACGCAAGACCGACGAGAAATCAATCATCGAATTACTGTGCACTGTCGGTAACTGGGGGATCAACACTGTCGTGGAGTCTTATCAGAAAC AATATGGAAGAAGCATCGAGGACGACCTCAAAGACGACACTTCTGGTCAGTTCAAGAGACTGATCGTCTCCATTTGTCAGGCAAACAGGGATGAGAGTGTGGGGATAGATCTTGCTCAAGCTCAGCTGGACGCCAAGGACCTGTACGAAGCTGGTGAGAAGCAGTGGAGAGAGGAAGACTCCCGGTTCAACGAACTCATCGTCACCAACAGTTATCAACAGCTTCGACAATTATTCCTGGAGTACGAGAAGATCTCTGGTGATGACATTGAAGTCTCCATCGAGAAGGCCTTCTCCGGAAGTATCAAGAAAGGACTTCTTGCATTCGTCAAATGCACGAAATCCAAGGTCGGCTTTCTCACCGAGAGACTTCACGCTGCAATGCAGGGACTCGGCACCAAGGATCGTATCCTGATTCGTATTATCGTCCTCAGGAGTGAAATCGATCTTGGGGATATCAAGGAGGCGTTTGAGAAGCGATATGGGAAGTCCCTGGAGAGTTGGATTAGTGGAGACACTTCCGGGGATTATAGGAAAGCTCTTCTGTCTATTATTAATTAG
- the LOC135171087 gene encoding annexin B9-like isoform X2: MELQITQRNWNNNTKMTPRYWPFKCTPTVYPVENFDPTADAASMCKAMKSSGVDEEAIIDVLTNRGIKQRMEIAELYEQHHRSTLVNDLKSKLSGNLGDVVVALMTPLQDYYVRELHDAITGRKTDEKSIIELLCTVGNWGINTVVESYQKQYGRSIEDDLKDDTSGQFKRLIVSICQANRDESVGIDLAQAQLDAKDLYEAGEKQWREEDSRFNELIVTNSYQQLRQLFLEYEKISGDDIEVSIEKAFSGSIKKGLLAFVKCTKSKVGFLTERLHAAMQGLGTKDRILIRIIVLRSEIDLGDIKEAFEKRYGKSLESWISGDTSGDYRKALLSIIN, from the exons ATGGAG TTGCAGATCACCCAGAGGAACTGGAATAACAATACAAAAATGACTCCGAGGTATTGGCCCTTCAAG TGTACCCCAACGGTGTATCCAGTGGAGAATTTCGACCCAACAGCAGACGCAGCATCAATGTGCAAAGCGATGAAGAGCTCTGGTGTCGATGAAGAAGCGATAATCGATGTGCTTACCAACCGTGGAATTAAACAGCGTATGGAGATCGCCGAGCTGTACGAGCAGCACCACAGGAGTACCCTGGTCAATGACCTGAAGAGCAAGCTGTCTGGGAACTTGGGGGACGTGGTCGTCGCCCTCATGACGCCGTTACAGGACTACTACGTCAGAGAACTCCACGACGCCATTACAGGACGCAAGACCGACGAGAAATCAATCATCGAATTACTGTGCACTGTCGGTAACTGGGGGATCAACACTGTCGTGGAGTCTTATCAGAAAC AATATGGAAGAAGCATCGAGGACGACCTCAAAGACGACACTTCTGGTCAGTTCAAGAGACTGATCGTCTCCATTTGTCAGGCAAACAGGGATGAGAGTGTGGGGATAGATCTTGCTCAAGCTCAGCTGGACGCCAAGGACCTGTACGAAGCTGGTGAGAAGCAGTGGAGAGAGGAAGACTCCCGGTTCAACGAACTCATCGTCACCAACAGTTATCAACAGCTTCGACAATTATTCCTGGAGTACGAGAAGATCTCTGGTGATGACATTGAAGTCTCCATCGAGAAGGCCTTCTCCGGAAGTATCAAGAAAGGACTTCTTGCATTCGTCAAATGCACGAAATCCAAGGTCGGCTTTCTCACCGAGAGACTTCACGCTGCAATGCAGGGACTCGGCACCAAGGATCGTATCCTGATTCGTATTATCGTCCTCAGGAGTGAAATCGATCTTGGGGATATCAAGGAGGCGTTTGAGAAGCGATATGGGAAGTCCCTGGAGAGTTGGATTAGTGGAGACACTTCCGGGGATTATAGGAAAGCTCTTCTGTCTATTATTAATTAG